In a single window of the Litorilituus sediminis genome:
- a CDS encoding DUF2339 domain-containing protein: MDADLFSFLFNAFLFFGVVLALKDRGRIKLLINKLNHLQKVIDLQASHIDRLKEKIKELNSHKPVSDDTRITEVTQATQATAEINTPSQHQNEENTSSKEPIDSSNETISLWLTTPKNTATKSAPVDNKTTNISFESLLKGNGIFWLGAIILAIGGIFLAKYSIEAGLLPPSIRVILGSIFGLALILAAELAHKHKQRFNIHTPHISAALASGGIITCFAMAFVSFDFYSFITPNIAFALLAVIALTATYLALRFGPVLAGIGIIGSYAVPALISTGANEILALLLYIAFVSCSAIWVAEYVKQKWLWWQSFTGHFMWFIAAIILSDKHDFWIVLCFAITSLYLYALVSITGWKLTIGMKSALTIKALLTPKKEQAGILATLVLLAAYLSLYNDFNHIVWACVIIASLVILAANKHSALDFWPFLMLAFTLYSFHLMPNTVSFDTSLFPFSNKYLFIQVSVLAGIAFSLYMITQHIKRNAYLLLLVITPISLYGISYITASSDAETYLYPVWVLDMLIISAIASYGAIKSRIELHQVSYLILANSMLTLCLTMLLSASTLTLAVVTQVASMSYLSWKYKVTLPEWLYKLALLVVVARLTLAPWTANYQDELIFSLHWTLVVYPTVLAIIWFAKKYTYSIPLKAWYTGVFIHVLALLITTETSYLLVGDYPDFTHLSYKEAILLSLNWLVLSGVYLWRSQLTSSMTQIYKTGGMLLLIGAGLIHLDITLINNPFIENHYVGAGVVNWLFLQWLVPAGVLYLFIKFKLLESQYHQVLYSIIAMLTILFINGEIRSLYNDGYIFWTTPLKQAELYSYSIVWLVISTITIFSAQYFANNHLNHAGFIGLALVTLKAFAVDMSHLEGLLRSLSFIGLGLCLVGIGWLFQKVQNKRELVTAKS; the protein is encoded by the coding sequence ATGGATGCTGACCTATTTTCGTTTCTTTTTAATGCTTTTTTATTTTTTGGTGTCGTCCTAGCACTTAAAGATCGCGGCCGTATAAAGCTATTAATTAATAAACTAAATCACCTGCAAAAAGTCATAGATCTTCAAGCTTCTCACATAGACAGACTAAAAGAAAAAATTAAAGAGTTAAATTCCCATAAACCAGTCTCTGACGACACAAGAATTACAGAAGTCACGCAAGCCACGCAAGCCACGGCAGAAATTAACACACCATCTCAACATCAAAATGAAGAAAACACTAGCAGCAAAGAGCCTATAGATTCGTCTAATGAAACTATTTCATTGTGGTTAACAACTCCCAAAAATACAGCGACAAAATCTGCTCCTGTAGACAATAAAACCACTAACATTAGCTTTGAGTCTCTACTCAAAGGTAATGGCATTTTTTGGCTCGGAGCTATCATATTAGCCATAGGCGGCATCTTTTTAGCTAAGTATTCTATCGAAGCAGGCCTACTGCCACCGAGTATCAGAGTGATACTTGGCTCAATATTCGGCTTAGCCTTAATCCTAGCCGCTGAACTAGCTCACAAACATAAACAACGATTTAACATACACACGCCACATATCTCGGCAGCACTCGCTAGCGGCGGAATCATAACCTGCTTTGCCATGGCATTTGTCTCTTTTGACTTTTATAGCTTTATCACGCCAAATATTGCCTTTGCTTTACTTGCAGTTATTGCATTAACCGCGACTTATTTAGCACTAAGGTTCGGTCCCGTTTTAGCTGGTATAGGAATAATAGGCTCATATGCCGTACCTGCGCTGATCTCTACAGGTGCTAACGAGATCTTGGCTTTATTACTTTATATCGCTTTTGTTTCTTGCTCTGCGATTTGGGTTGCCGAATATGTAAAACAAAAATGGCTATGGTGGCAAAGCTTTACGGGTCATTTTATGTGGTTTATTGCCGCTATTATCTTAAGTGACAAGCATGACTTTTGGATAGTACTTTGCTTTGCAATAACATCACTGTACTTGTATGCCTTGGTAAGTATTACTGGTTGGAAATTAACAATCGGCATGAAATCAGCGCTTACCATAAAAGCATTATTAACCCCAAAAAAAGAACAAGCAGGTATTTTAGCAACCTTAGTATTACTAGCCGCTTATCTAAGCTTATATAATGATTTTAATCATATTGTCTGGGCCTGCGTCATTATTGCTAGCCTAGTTATCTTAGCAGCCAACAAGCACAGTGCCTTAGACTTTTGGCCCTTTTTAATGCTTGCCTTTACACTGTACTCTTTCCATTTAATGCCAAATACAGTTTCGTTTGACACGAGTTTGTTTCCTTTCTCAAATAAGTATCTGTTTATCCAAGTGTCAGTATTAGCAGGTATAGCCTTTAGTCTCTACATGATAACTCAGCATATTAAGCGTAACGCTTATTTGCTACTACTGGTGATCACACCCATTTCCTTATATGGCATAAGCTATATAACAGCAAGCTCTGATGCAGAAACTTACTTATACCCAGTTTGGGTGCTAGACATGTTAATCATCAGCGCTATCGCATCTTATGGGGCCATAAAATCAAGAATTGAATTGCATCAAGTCAGTTATTTAATTCTGGCTAATTCAATGCTAACACTTTGCTTAACCATGTTACTGTCAGCCAGCACACTCACCTTAGCGGTTGTCACTCAAGTTGCTTCTATGAGTTATTTAAGTTGGAAATACAAAGTAACATTACCTGAGTGGCTATATAAGCTTGCATTATTGGTAGTCGTGGCTAGGTTAACCTTGGCGCCATGGACTGCAAACTATCAAGATGAGTTGATATTTAGCCTACACTGGACTTTAGTTGTTTACCCTACGGTATTAGCCATTATCTGGTTCGCTAAAAAATATACCTACTCCATCCCTTTGAAAGCTTGGTATACAGGCGTATTTATTCACGTACTTGCCTTACTAATAACCACAGAAACAAGTTATCTATTAGTGGGTGACTACCCAGACTTTACTCACTTATCGTATAAAGAAGCGATTTTACTCTCATTAAATTGGTTAGTGTTATCAGGCGTTTATTTATGGCGAAGTCAACTGACTTCCAGCATGACACAAATATATAAAACAGGCGGCATGCTACTACTTATTGGCGCAGGACTAATTCACCTAGATATAACCTTAATCAATAATCCATTTATAGAAAACCATTATGTCGGTGCTGGCGTAGTCAACTGGCTATTTTTACAATGGCTAGTACCTGCTGGTGTGTTGTATTTATTTATCAAATTTAAATTACTCGAGAGCCAATATCATCAAGTGCTCTACAGCATTATCGCTATGTTAACTATTTTATTTATAAATGGTGAAATACGTAGCCTGTACAATGACGGTTATATCTTCTGGACAACGCCACTGAAACAAGCTGAGTTATATAGCTATTCAATTGTTTGGCTAGTGATTTCGACAATCACAATTTTCTCCGCGCAATATTTTGCCAATAATCATTTAAATCATGCTGGTTTTATTGGCTTAGCCTTAGTGACATTAAAGGCATTTGCGGTTGATATGTCTCACCTTGAAGGGCTATTGAGATCACTTTCCTTTATCGGCTTGGGCTTATGTCTGGTAGGTATCGGCTGGCTATTTCAAAAAGTACAAAATAAAAGAGAACTAGTAACGGCTAAAAGTTAA
- a CDS encoding dodecin has product MSDHHSYKKIEIVGSSKNSIEDAIENALAECAKSIKHMDWFEVVETRGHIVNGKVGHYQVTIKVGFRIADS; this is encoded by the coding sequence ATGTCAGACCATCATAGTTATAAAAAAATTGAAATAGTCGGCTCATCTAAAAACAGCATTGAAGATGCCATAGAAAATGCTTTGGCTGAATGTGCAAAAAGCATCAAGCATATGGATTGGTTTGAAGTGGTTGAAACCCGTGGTCATATTGTTAACGGCAAAGTAGGGCACTATCAAGTAACCATAAAAGTCGGTTTTAGAATTGCCGATAGTTAA
- a CDS encoding MFS transporter has product MSVSGLNRIEKKAAFSLASVFGVRMLGLFMILPVFAIYGEQLTGYSPIWLGLAIGAYGLTQALLQIPMGILSDKYGRKPVILAGLFVFLIGSVIAAMSESIYGVVIGRAIQGMGAIASAVLALAADLSREEQRPKVMATIGMFIGLSFTFAMILGPIVAESFGLSGLFWFTGILTIIAMLLIKFMVPYSVNKAPRGDNVALPDQISHLIRHPQLSRLNWGVFILHMALTACFVTLPKQFVESGLALESHWKIYLPTLLGSFCLMVPFMIIAIKKQKEKAMFSAAVTLFTVSLLLLWLMPMGLWSLVFSVVLFFTAFNYLEATMPSILSRLAPAGVKGSVMGIYSSSQFLGAFVGGIVGGVIASQYGEKAIFLVMALVSFAWLLLTFGMQQLKKSKSFSFATNITCEEKADEVAELLINMPGVIEATLVHTEAVAYLKVDDKTVDLTKVKTLLQG; this is encoded by the coding sequence ATGAGCGTTTCAGGTTTAAACCGTATTGAGAAAAAAGCAGCCTTTTCCTTAGCCAGTGTTTTTGGCGTGCGCATGCTTGGGTTGTTTATGATTTTGCCGGTGTTTGCCATTTATGGTGAGCAGTTAACTGGCTATAGCCCAATTTGGCTAGGTTTAGCTATTGGTGCCTACGGTTTAACACAAGCGTTATTACAAATTCCTATGGGGATTTTATCTGATAAATACGGACGAAAACCGGTCATTTTAGCAGGCTTATTTGTCTTCTTAATTGGTAGTGTTATTGCTGCCATGTCAGAGAGTATTTATGGGGTTGTTATCGGTCGAGCTATTCAGGGCATGGGCGCTATTGCTAGTGCCGTGTTAGCCTTAGCAGCAGATTTAAGCCGAGAAGAGCAGCGTCCTAAGGTAATGGCAACCATTGGCATGTTTATTGGCTTATCTTTTACCTTTGCTATGATTTTAGGGCCAATAGTTGCAGAGTCATTTGGTTTAAGTGGCTTGTTTTGGTTTACTGGCATATTAACCATCATCGCCATGTTATTGATAAAGTTTATGGTGCCCTATTCAGTTAACAAGGCGCCCCGTGGTGATAATGTTGCCCTGCCAGATCAAATTTCACATTTAATCAGACATCCGCAATTATCAAGATTAAATTGGGGCGTGTTTATTTTGCATATGGCACTTACCGCCTGTTTTGTTACCTTGCCTAAGCAGTTTGTTGAAAGTGGTTTAGCGTTAGAAAGCCATTGGAAAATTTATTTACCTACCTTACTTGGTTCCTTCTGTTTGATGGTGCCTTTTATGATCATCGCCATTAAAAAACAAAAAGAAAAAGCCATGTTTAGCGCTGCGGTCACCCTGTTTACCGTGTCATTATTGTTGCTTTGGTTGATGCCTATGGGCTTGTGGAGTTTAGTTTTTTCTGTGGTGCTATTTTTCACCGCCTTTAATTATTTAGAAGCCACTATGCCGTCGATATTATCGCGTCTTGCGCCTGCTGGCGTTAAAGGTAGCGTTATGGGTATCTATTCAAGTAGCCAATTTTTAGGTGCTTTTGTTGGTGGTATTGTCGGCGGTGTTATCGCCAGCCAATATGGCGAGAAAGCGATATTTTTAGTAATGGCATTAGTAAGCTTTGCTTGGTTATTATTAACTTTTGGTATGCAGCAACTGAAGAAATCAAAAAGCTTTAGTTTTGCTACCAATATTACCTGTGAAGAAAAGGCTGATGAAGTCGCCGAGTTATTGATAAATATGCCTGGCGTAATTGAAGCAACCTTAGTGCATACCGAAGCGGTGGCTTATTTAAAGGTTGACGATAAAACCGTTGATTTAACTAAAGTTAAAACCTTGCTACAGGGCTAA
- the uvrA gene encoding excinuclease ABC subunit UvrA produces MKSIEVRGARTHNLKNINLEIPRDKLVVITGLSGSGKSSLAFDTLYAEGQRRYVESLSAYARQFLSLMEKPDVDHIEGLSPAISIEQKSTSHNPRSTVGTITEIYDYLRLLYARVGEPRCPEHNAPLAAQTISQMVDKVLELEEGTKVMLLAPVLQNRKGEHVKLLDNLAAQGFIRARIDGEVCDLSDPPTLELHKKHTIEVVVDRLKVRDDIQLRLAESFETALGLTSGTAKVAFMDDSDKEELIFSANFACPHCGYSMQELEPRLFSFNNPAGACQTCDGLGIEQFFDSKRVIANDELSLAGGAIRGWDKRNFYYFQMLQALSEHYGFAIDEPFNTLSKEAQKVVLYGSGKQEIEFKYMNDRGDVVFRKHPFEGILNNMQRRYKETESNAVREELSKYLNSQHCPDCNGSRLRLEARNVFIDNTPLPTVAEFAIADALEFFQGLNLTGQKGQIAEKILKEINDRLGFLVNVGLNYLNLSRSADTLSGGEAQRIRLASQIGAGLVGVMYVLDEPSIGLHQRDNERLLNTLIHLRDLGNTVIVVEHDEDAIRAADFVIDIGPGAGVHGGNVIAHGNVNDILACDDSLTGKYLSGKECIEVPKKRHPFDKDNVVELIGASGNNLKDVDLVIPNGLMTCITGVSGSGKSTLINDTLYKLAHIELNGATTQEPSPYKEIKGLDKLDKVIDIDQSPIGRTPRSNPATYTGIFTAIREIFAATQEARSRGYKPGRFSFNVKGGRCEACQGDGVIKVEMHFLPDVYVPCDVCKSKRYNRETLEVLYKGKNIHEVLDMTIEDAFEFFNAIPAVKRKLQTLMDVGLSYIKLGQSATTLSGGEAQRVKLSKELSKRDTGKTLYILDEPTTGLHFHDIKQLLQVIHRLRDHGNTIVVIEHNLDVIKTADWIVDLGPEGGSGGGEILVTGTPEQVAKHKTSHTAHFLKPMLG; encoded by the coding sequence ATGAAGAGTATCGAAGTAAGAGGGGCTCGCACCCACAATTTAAAAAATATCAATTTAGAAATCCCGCGCGATAAGCTTGTCGTGATTACAGGGCTTTCTGGCTCGGGTAAATCATCACTTGCCTTTGACACCTTATATGCTGAAGGTCAGCGCCGTTATGTAGAGTCACTGTCAGCCTATGCGCGCCAGTTTTTATCGTTAATGGAAAAGCCCGATGTTGATCATATTGAAGGCTTATCTCCAGCAATTTCCATTGAGCAAAAATCGACTTCTCATAACCCGCGCTCAACTGTGGGCACCATTACTGAAATATACGATTACCTACGTTTATTATATGCGCGCGTAGGTGAGCCACGTTGTCCTGAGCACAATGCGCCACTAGCGGCACAAACCATTTCTCAAATGGTTGATAAAGTACTTGAGCTAGAAGAAGGCACTAAGGTTATGCTACTAGCGCCAGTACTGCAAAATCGTAAAGGTGAGCATGTTAAGTTATTGGACAACCTTGCCGCACAAGGTTTTATTCGCGCTCGAATAGACGGTGAAGTATGTGATTTATCTGATCCACCAACACTTGAGCTACATAAAAAGCACACCATTGAAGTAGTCGTTGATCGATTAAAAGTACGCGACGATATTCAACTGCGTTTGGCTGAATCATTTGAAACCGCACTTGGCTTAACCTCAGGTACGGCCAAAGTTGCTTTTATGGATGATAGCGACAAAGAAGAGCTTATTTTCTCGGCTAATTTTGCTTGTCCACATTGTGGTTATAGCATGCAAGAGCTTGAGCCAAGGTTATTCTCATTTAATAACCCAGCAGGTGCTTGTCAAACCTGTGATGGTTTAGGTATAGAGCAATTTTTTGATAGTAAACGCGTTATTGCCAATGATGAATTAAGCTTGGCGGGCGGTGCAATTCGCGGCTGGGATAAACGCAATTTTTACTACTTCCAAATGTTGCAAGCGCTATCAGAACATTATGGATTTGCCATCGATGAGCCATTTAATACCCTAAGCAAAGAAGCGCAAAAAGTCGTTTTATACGGTAGCGGTAAACAAGAAATCGAATTTAAATACATGAACGATAGAGGTGATGTGGTTTTTCGCAAGCACCCATTTGAAGGTATTTTAAATAACATGCAGCGCCGCTATAAAGAAACCGAATCTAACGCGGTGCGCGAAGAGCTATCTAAATATTTAAATAGCCAACACTGTCCAGATTGTAATGGCAGCCGCTTACGCCTTGAGGCACGCAATGTCTTTATTGACAACACGCCATTACCGACCGTTGCCGAATTCGCTATTGCTGATGCTTTAGAGTTTTTCCAAGGTTTAAATTTAACCGGACAAAAAGGCCAAATAGCTGAAAAGATTCTAAAAGAGATAAACGATCGTTTAGGCTTCTTAGTTAACGTTGGCCTAAATTACTTAAACTTATCACGCAGCGCCGATACTTTATCAGGTGGGGAAGCTCAGCGTATTCGCTTAGCCAGCCAAATTGGCGCTGGCCTTGTTGGTGTTATGTATGTACTGGATGAACCCTCAATTGGTTTACACCAACGTGATAATGAGCGCCTGCTTAACACCTTAATTCACCTACGCGACTTAGGTAATACGGTAATAGTGGTTGAGCATGATGAAGATGCGATTCGTGCCGCCGACTTTGTTATTGATATAGGTCCAGGCGCTGGTGTGCACGGTGGTAATGTTATTGCCCATGGTAATGTTAATGATATTTTAGCGTGTGATGACTCACTAACGGGTAAATACCTATCAGGTAAAGAATGTATCGAAGTACCTAAAAAACGTCATCCGTTTGATAAAGACAATGTTGTTGAGCTTATTGGCGCTAGCGGCAATAACTTAAAAGATGTCGATTTAGTTATTCCAAATGGCTTAATGACCTGTATTACCGGTGTTTCTGGCTCAGGTAAATCTACCTTAATTAACGATACCTTATACAAATTGGCGCATATTGAACTCAATGGTGCTACCACACAAGAGCCGTCCCCTTATAAGGAAATCAAAGGCCTAGATAAGTTAGACAAGGTTATTGATATCGACCAAAGCCCAATTGGTAGAACGCCACGTTCCAACCCAGCTACCTACACAGGTATTTTCACTGCCATTCGTGAAATTTTTGCTGCAACTCAAGAAGCACGTTCACGTGGTTATAAGCCAGGCCGCTTTAGCTTTAATGTTAAAGGTGGTCGCTGTGAAGCCTGTCAGGGTGATGGCGTAATTAAAGTCGAAATGCACTTTTTACCTGACGTTTATGTGCCTTGTGATGTTTGTAAGAGTAAACGCTATAACCGTGAAACGTTAGAGGTACTTTATAAAGGCAAGAACATTCACGAAGTGCTAGATATGACCATAGAAGATGCTTTTGAGTTTTTTAACGCCATTCCTGCGGTTAAACGTAAGCTGCAAACACTGATGGATGTTGGTTTAAGCTATATCAAACTTGGTCAATCAGCAACAACCTTATCAGGTGGTGAAGCACAACGAGTTAAGCTTTCTAAAGAGCTATCAAAACGCGATACCGGGAAAACCTTATATATTTTGGATGAGCCAACCACAGGTTTGCATTTTCACGATATCAAACAGCTTTTACAGGTTATTCATCGCTTACGTGATCACGGTAATACTATTGTGGTGATTGAACATAACCTTGATGTGATTAAAACCGCAGACTGGATTGTTGATTTAGGTCCTGAAGGTGGCTCAGGTGGTGGTGAAATTTTAGTTACTGGCACACCTGAGCAGGTTGCTAAACATAAAACATCACACACAGCGCACTTTTTAAAACCTATGTTAGGCTAG
- a CDS encoding GNAT family N-acetyltransferase, giving the protein MHVADSERLSFRLFDQNDGKLLWQLDQDPEVMKYVSGGKINTMDDINTIFLPRMAKYTNPEQGWGIWQVSDKSTQEYLGWILVRPMEFFNEDAAIKAAHEKDIELGWRFFQKTWGKGYASEAAMAIKDALIAQTNIDYLSAIAVEENLGSINIMKKLGMKFIKKALHQDPLGETELVFYQMPV; this is encoded by the coding sequence ATGCATGTAGCAGACTCAGAACGATTAAGTTTTCGTTTATTTGATCAAAATGATGGCAAATTGTTATGGCAGCTGGATCAAGACCCTGAGGTAATGAAATATGTCAGCGGTGGTAAAATTAACACCATGGATGATATTAATACTATCTTTTTACCGCGTATGGCTAAATATACTAATCCTGAACAAGGCTGGGGCATATGGCAAGTATCAGATAAAAGCACGCAAGAATACTTAGGTTGGATTTTGGTTAGGCCGATGGAATTCTTTAATGAAGATGCTGCAATTAAAGCTGCTCATGAAAAAGATATCGAGCTTGGCTGGCGTTTTTTCCAAAAGACTTGGGGCAAAGGTTATGCAAGCGAAGCAGCAATGGCCATCAAAGATGCCTTAATTGCGCAAACTAATATTGATTACTTATCAGCGATTGCCGTAGAAGAAAACCTCGGCTCTATCAATATAATGAAAAAGCTAGGCATGAAATTTATCAAAAAAGCGCTTCATCAAGACCCACTTGGTGAAACAGAGTTAGTGTTTTATCAAATGCCAGTATAG
- a CDS encoding fused MFS/spermidine synthase has product MTTTKANAWRNPFIYLLAFTSGFSIMGIELLAGRILAPFFGSSVHIWGSIITVFMLSLSLGYLLGGKLSTKSASLARYGLIFIIASITILPIVTSSQWLMETVFLAIEDSRYGSLVAATCLFFIPTIFLGMLSPYSVRLLVTTSNESGQVAGKLYFVSTLGSALGTIITSFYFVLWFDVDTIIISFSLLLGMLGLIAVAVSKLTVTSKITASQEGVNHA; this is encoded by the coding sequence ATGACAACAACAAAAGCTAATGCATGGCGCAACCCATTTATTTACCTACTAGCCTTTACCAGCGGTTTTTCTATTATGGGGATAGAATTACTTGCTGGCAGAATACTGGCACCATTTTTTGGCAGTAGTGTCCATATTTGGGGCAGTATTATTACCGTATTTATGCTCAGTTTATCACTGGGGTATTTACTAGGTGGAAAGCTATCCACTAAATCAGCATCACTAGCCCGCTATGGTTTAATCTTTATTATCGCCAGTATCACCATTTTGCCTATTGTCACTTCTAGCCAGTGGTTAATGGAAACGGTATTTCTTGCCATTGAAGATTCTAGATACGGCTCTTTAGTTGCTGCTACTTGCCTGTTCTTTATTCCAACAATATTCCTTGGCATGTTATCACCCTACTCAGTACGCCTTTTAGTGACCACATCAAATGAAAGCGGCCAAGTGGCAGGAAAGCTTTATTTTGTTTCAACATTAGGTAGCGCATTAGGCACTATTATCACCTCGTTCTACTTTGTACTCTGGTTTGATGTCGACACCATTATTATTAGCTTTAGCTTACTACTTGGCATGCTTGGTCTAATTGCTGTGGCTGTGTCTAAATTAACCGTAACAAGTAAAATCACCGCAAGCCAAGAAGGAGTGAATCATGCTTAA